The genome window AAATGCTTGGAGAAGGATTGCATCCATCATTGGGGTTGATTGTAAACTAAAgcaagttgatgttttttttttttttttttttttaatttattttgaatgaatgtAACCTAATTAGTGCTTGCTAGTTTTGGTAACTCCTCAAAATAATTATGTTACAAAGAGTGATATATGAAATTCATGATTTGATTGCTCAGAATGTCATGGGACTGGTCCATTGGATGCAGCTGAAGCCAGAATACAGCGACCAATCAGCCAGATTACTCACTAACATGGGATTAACAGGCCAGGTAGTGGAGTGGATCCTAATTCCAGGGGGTCATGAGACAATTTATGATGTAGGAGattattttagttagttagtttgtttttctcttgaaaTACTGAAGGGTTTTCACGCCTCTTacacatgaaatgaaacagcTATTAGGTCTGTCATTGGGTAAATATGCCACTTACATGCAGGTCTTGGGTTTATGGTCCTTTTGAATGCATTTATCCATACATgtgctgttcacacacacacatatatacagtacatatgtcatgtgtgcatctgtgtcttAAACCACAACAGTGATGCTGAGATGCTTGTAGGAAACCGCGGCCGCGCCACACTGCGTTTTGTTAACCAGCCGCTTTACACTCTGCAGGGATAATTGGAAGTGAATTACAAAGTTTCAGTAGGATAAAGAGAAACAGCATCAGCTAGCCGGGCGCCTTAAACAATCTTGTAAAAGAGTTGAAGTTCAGCCGGCTGATGGTTGCCACTGTCTGTGAAGGTATTAAACGCCTCCGTGGCCTTGCAGTATTATTTAATGGGCAACATGGTGGGCGCGATACAGTTTACAGAGTTTGAACACACTCTCTCATTTCCCGTagttcattttcttcatcaggGAAATCTCAGTGTGTTTGGTTTCTGGTCCGTTATGcattttgttgttctgtttgCCACTCATTTAGTCATTTTGCTGGTCATTTTTATGTTACCTGCTCagttttttcattaatttatttttgtttggtcttttgtgctttggtctgatgtcTCACCTTGTTTCTATGTTGTGAAATTAGAGAAGAGGCAACCCAATTAAACAAAATTAAGCTAAATTGCATTAAACTACACTGTATGCAAATCAGCATAACCCGGCTTAACAAAACCACTAAACAGTAAAACTAAGCAGATTAAATTAGACTAAACCGGACTacattaaactaaactaaactaggtCAAACTAGACCGTGCAGTGGAGTGAACTTAACTAACCCAAAGTGAACTAAACTCatctaaaactaaactaacagTTCGTCTGCTGTGCATAAAGGAACAGCCTTCGCTACTTTTATTTTGGCTGACAATCCAGGAAACTATTCAGATGTCCCACTTTGTTTCCCGGTAGAGTTATTCAGATCTCCACTCAAGGCTTAAAGTATTTACAACGCCGCAGTCTGCTTTTCCTCTAGCAAAGCCTCCCCGAGGACAGCATTACAGCTAATAGGAGAGATATGGCCAAACAGATGGCGCTGGCATACTGCAGACCCATCCGCTGTGGCTGAGagtttgagatgtttttttttttattattatttttctactttgtttgtttgtttctgagtcAGCCAAAATTTGAGGGTAAATCTGAAATACCATTTTCCCCAAAGGACTGGGTGGATTAACTCTGAGCCAAGTTTTAAGCGGGCTGGTGTAATTTGTAGAGAATTAAAATTGTGGGGAAAAGACCATTTTCTTGGGGAAATGTGGTGATGATGCATGCGTGCGTTTCATGGCTAGAAAGTGAACTCTGAACTCTTGAACTCTgctttcatgtgaaaatgtgaaaggtTTAATTTTGTAACCAAGTGTCTGTTTGATTGTCACTGGTACAACGCAAAGAAAACCTTGACTACAAACACTATAAAGAAGAAAAGACgaatgatgaaaacacacacacacacacatacacagtccaGCCCCCAATGCACAGGTAGCAAGACGACTCCTGTACAGCTATTTACATAAATCCAACTGCTCTGCAGTTTGAAGTCTCTGTAAGAAGACACGACACTCAATCATCAACATACAATAATGCAGGATTGCATCTGATAATAAAGCAccatatgttttcattttgacatgtCTGGATGTAGTATCTTTTAAGCAAATGCTCTGCTAAAAGGCACTCAGGGTTTCTGAAGGATATGACAGCCATCTATTTAACCTGGCAGAAACTGCATTCTTTCTCTTCTAAGCACCTTTAAGACAAAAATCGAGAATTTATTGCACAGCCTTATGATTCCTGATAAGTGATatggcttttgtttttgcacaaagtccctgaaaaaaatataatacttGAGGTGAAAAGAGTAGCACACGTGGGAGAGAATGATTTACTTTCTTTGCACTGAGGTCAAACTACAGTGCAAAGGAAGTAATTTAATGGATTTTCCTCAATCTAGGTTGTGCGGctatatgtttttcttttggattAGTCCCTTttgatttgacattttcagGTTGAGCAGTCCTCATTgaagaaaactattttttaagTCTCCTCTGTCTTCGCTAAAAGGAATGTTTATTTAGCACCAAACTTTCAGTGTCCCCCATTTTCCCCTCCGTTGTCGGCGCATCCGATCTCCACAGCAAAAGAACCAAATAATCCGACCCGGAGATCCTCCCGTCTCGCCTCCGTCCTGCTCTCACTGGACGCTGGGGGCCACCAGGTATCCGTTGAAGGTGATGTAAACATCCACGTCATCGCTGTAAACGGcgttctccctctccctcttgtAGAGCCGCACCCAGACCTCGTCGTTGAGATCCAGGTTCAGCATGACGCTCTGGCTCTGCATGATGGACCTCTCGCTCGGCTGGGCGTACAGGATCACCTGCTCCTTGTTGTTGTGCATCAGGTGCAGGTAGGTCTCCTTGAAGTTCCAGGTGTGTATGTTGACGTTGAAGAAGTAGACGCCCGGCACGTAGCAGTAGAACTTGCCCTTGAACATGTTGAAGTGCTCGTGCAGGTTGACGAACACCGTGTCGAAAACCAGCGCCTGGTAGTAGTCCACGCTGTGCAGGGATTTGCGGCGTCCCACCGAGAAGGAGGAGTGCGGGATCTTGCAGGGGTCCCCCGGGGCGCCCGCCTGGCCCTTGCTGCCTTTGGGGCCCAGGGGTCCTCGGTGACCGGGGGGGCCTTCCAGACCTGGCTTGCCAGGCGTACCTTTGTCCCCACGGTCTCCTTTATCACCTGAGGACACAGGAAGAAACAAAAGTGAGTTCATTCGTGTCACCATTTCAAGATTACTGCTCTTGCTTGCTGTCTcgctgtcgaagggacagatacaggaaatcattcctgccacaagccatcgcactatacaacaaatcacatctgtcagacagagacttgcaactgtctgctgtatagttctttTCTTAACACtacactactcagcaccttaactgtttctttattatttattatctgtatattacatcctaggttaatatacattcacactgttttttcagactggagggaagtggtgattccttaagaggccgaatcaagtcggttagttcctgaatcccagtaccgggcgtcgggttctgccacttggttcttggttttgtggtttcatgctaactctccttatctatacaatcatgtatatacttcagctccatctgtatatttcattttaaattcattaccatatgtatatttcacatctcatatctcttttcttaggttagcccttattgtatatttttagtttttagcctttatagtctttattgtatatatttagcttttattctattttatttaactttattatatgtttctactgttgctgctggaacaccagaatttccctggttgggatcaataaagtatatctatctatctatctatctatctatctatctatctatctatcttatttTCACACCTTCACAACTGCATAGCTGATCAGATTCCCCTTAGGTCAAACTTCATACAGTGTATACCcacaaaaagttgaaaaaaacatatttcttacTGGCAAACACTGTGGGGTGACACCTATGTGAGTGGTACAGGCTGAAATATAAGCAGCGTACCCTCACCtttgtactttattttctaACACACGATGGGTCTTTAAATCTTTTCAATccataaaataaatgatgtttCACACAGGGAAGCAATTTGCTGTCGATTAAATCGACGGCACTCTAAGCGTCTCTTCTTGTGAGCAACTGAGGTGGAAATTTGCCTCCAGTGAGCCAAACAACACTCAAGCaattaaaggggcattaagGAAGCCAGAGTATGACCTTTTATCGACCCCTATTGGCCACCAGTAGGAACTACAACAACATAAACAGAGGTGATCTTTGCCTGTACATGTTTCTAGGACAGGGGCTGTTTTGATGGGTTTGGCGGAGGTTTTGTTCAAAGTCAGAAAGTGAGCGCtgaaaaatattgtttgaaAGCCAGAGATCTCAGCACCTGGCGAAGAGACGGCtgagtcactggtattgatCTGTAATCCTATCAGCCCCTTGCAGGCACAGAATTATCTAGTCATGTTTGTGCTACGGGGCAGTGAGGATCCTACACACTGCCGCTTTAAAACACACGCGAAACACAAGAGCAGCCACAGCTAAGAAAAAACATCTGTACATCTCGATGCAGATGCTATTAATTGACCTTCCCTCCTCTATCTCCTGGCATGGCCTCAGCGCATAGATGAGGAGTGTGTTTCGATTTAACTCAAACCATGTTCACTGGAAAAATAAGTCGATTCCCAACAATGTCATTCACATAATTTACCCCCAGATCAGCACGCAGGGACGCATATGTGCGCAGGAAGTGTAGGTGTACTAATTTTTCCATGCTTTTCATTCATATGTGCAAATTCACATGTAGTTTCGAAActcttgcatgcatgtgtttcgTATAACTTTCATTTGCTCTCATTTGTATCCTGTTACGTTTTGCAGCTGCAACAAGCCGgcactgtgtttttcctcttgtttttaacTACGGAAATATCCACTGTCCTCTGGGCATGTCTTCATCACTAACCCGTTCAGTTAAAAGTGCTTTAAACTTAAGAGGTAAAGAAAGATAATGATGTCTTGCTCGGAGGATTGCGGCGGCCAAAAAAGCTCTGAAAACGACTGATATGCTCTCTTTAAGCTGCGTTCATTATCCTCGCTTCACCACTCGTCCCTAAGTGGCATTCGGAGAGCGgcaatttgcaaaaaaacatctttgccGTGGAACCCAGGTACTCTGAATCTGCTCAAAAAAGCACGACTGTAGGAATTTGAAAGCAGGATGTTGCTGTAAAGGCGTACACAAGCTTAAggaaagaaaaactcaaaaacgtCATCACTGTTAAATGAAAATCTGGGAAATTTTAGTTTAGctaattttagtttttcatattttaacttCAGCTGCAGGATTTCAAACTCTGCAGACGAGGCTGATATGTGACCATGTGGTGAGTTTATCTGTGAGGCCCATGTGGCATAAAGATATCCATATAGAATCAGTTTCGTAAAATCTGGCCCCGCTACATCAGGATGTGGTTTCATCTGCACGGATCCCTCTAAGCGGGGCCTAATACGCCGAGTTTGGCCCAGGTGGTCGACTGAGCGGCTCTAAGAAGCGTAATCCCTCTCATCCTGTGGGCCCCGGCGATCAGAGTTAAACACCTCTGCTCTGGGTAATCCACACTGGAAAAAGCTGCAGcgccgtcctctctctctctctctctctctctctctctctctctctctgccgggCACTGTGACTGACCCCGAGGAGGGGCTTCGTTTCCCCAAGACCCAGGGTAAACACCAGCGATCGCGATTAATCCTGCCAAGCAGATCCAAAATGGACACTGATCTGCCCCGACTGCGGCCAGTGAACACACAAAGCCCCGAACGTTGGTTTCCCTAAACATCGGCTTAGCAGCGCCACTGCACCTGGCAGCCATTTATGGGAAAGATCCTTGATCCTCCAATAAAATGATGGCTCCCAGTCCACTCCTGATGGCCCTCTCTTGTCCTCACTCACTGTAAATAACATAAGTGAAAAAGAAATTGAAGGTCCACTCCGCTGTTGGGTTAAATTTGGTTTCAATCACCGAGAGGTTAAGAAAGGCcaatattttcataaaataaaattaatcaaatCCTGCTTTGCTTCAGGAATCCACAGTGGCGGCCGCAGAAGTCCaccttaaaagaaaaacatcctgaGATAGTATTAAACTGATGTTCACTGCATTCTGGGATCTCATTTTCTGAAGAACTGTTGAGATGTACTTTTTCTGGTGTTCCCATTTTCCCCAGAATGCAATCACACCCCGGACTCGAAGCGTAACATGTCTTGTGGTTACACCGGGTTCTGGTCTATTAAGGCTGAAGTGGATGAATTTTTCCCTGTTTGATTGTTGAAATTGGAGCATAAAGGCAGCTCCAGAAAGCAGCTCTTGCTCTGTTATTGTGAGAGACGGAGGCCAAAATCTGACGTTTATCTCTGGCATTCTCAACTTCATTGTAACTACACTGGAAAAATCCCAATATGAATTCACATCAGCTTGTCAGATATCGACTGGAAGAGAATATCTATCCCCGAACAACAAAATGATCCTGGAAATGTAAGGAATATATCCCAGAAAGCAAAAAAccattgaatcaacattgaaatataGTCATGGCTTAAGACTGAATCAATGTTGATGTCAGAcgttgaaaataacattgaaagTGCTCGTTATGATCAACATTGAAACAAcgttgaatttgaatttgaatcagTCCCGACAATGAATCAACATTGATtcaactatatatatatatgcattgaAATTTCATTGATtctacattgaaacaatgttgttattaaaggaccatttcAGCACTTTTCATCCTTTGTATGTTTTAATATGCCTCattcaagacaaaaacaatcactttacttttttgtgtgttacaaaggggtggggggggtggggtgtgtgtgtgggggggggggtcatcaCCCCACcatacattgaaacaatgtcAATTTAATGTTGACATCTCAACATTGAAAAACCAGCATCTATACAATGTtgattcaacaacatttttctCAAATGTTGAAATGCTATCTGTAATTCAACATTGAGTCTACATTGATTTTTCCACCTTaaccaaaaataaccaatttgaccaaaattcaaTGTTGAATCAATGTCTTCTGCTATCTGGGTATTGCCAatgcaactgttttttttgttttttgtttttttttttacatccatgCATTCATCCTCCATTAATCTTTTCTTGAATCACCTTTTCCTAAAACTACTGTATGCTTTGTATCTTCAGCTAAAAGAGATTAATACTTGATTTCTTCAAGCAATAGCTCCAATGCCAGTGCAGAAACCAAGACAGAAAAGAGGGATTTCTACATGGTTTCTGTATATAACCCATATGCTTCCTATTAACCTATGAAACTCTGAGTGAATGTTGGACACTAATAGGGACGAGTCAGGTTAGAGCGACTACATGCTTCGTCAGTCCGGGGAGCAGAACAGGCTCACGTCAGATATTATGACACGCTCCGAGTTAAAACCTGGGCTCGTTttgtgggggaggaggaagcaggaaggagagaggacagaggaggaggaggaggaggcgacgGCTGAGGTCAGCTCCCGGTGGAGCAAAACATAAACCGTCTGTGTGCTGCGCTGACACAGTTCAAACCCCGACTTCACACATGTTTAGTCTATTAAGCAGCACCTCAGTTCTACTAACACTTAAAGTTAAACCCACTGCCATGTGtcaccttaaaaaaaatgtgtttatgtgtgtttaatgaCAGTTTGAGATGagatttcacattttgtatCCTTGAACATCCTTAAGTAATGCTCATCTAGAATATTTGAAGTTTgtacaaaatgcagtttaaaatcaGCCcagttttgttcaaacccacagatgttttattttaaattctggaaATCCCGTGGTTTCCAAAGAGACCAAATATGTCccgctgaattccagggaaatgtgtataaaaatgaagcacaagacatttaaatattttctatttgccGCAacagtgcagccacaaaaaaaaaaaaaaaaacgggtctTGGCTtcgaatatttcactcaatacaAACGTCATGTAGCTTCAATGATGCATCacaaccagcagacacagagtATGTGAGCCTGTCCTACaatatggaaaatattttttttttttctcactttgaagCTACAAGGGAAATTGAAGGGAGAATTAGAGTTCACGGGGTTAACCCGCAGGATGCATAGAGAGCTTTCAGAATGTGTAGCTGCAGAATTCGTCGCTGTGCTCGACTCGTCTTTGTCATTTCAGAAGTGAAGCCGAGCGGCGAGCCGGTTTCTGGTTTCAGAAATCACTCAGCCCGAGACGGACTGCagggagctgcagctgattgAAGGTTACATTGTTAGAAACCACTCAGTGCAGCTCTGAGaccaaacacagccacacacacacacacacacacacacacacacacacgcacacacacacacacacacacacacacacacacacacaaattgggTTATTGTTTTCCAGTAAGTTATGAGTGAGTcaccgcaacacacacactcctctatgtgtatgtgtgtgtgtatgtgtacatggaCAGGATGAGTGTTGCTTTGAGGGGAGTGTGTGGTTGAGTATGTGCCTGTGattgtgcatgtgcgtgtttgtgtgtgtttgtgcatgcataggtgtgtgtgtgtgtgtgtgtgtgtgtgttttctgccacATAAGCAGGTTCAGTGCCAGGTGAGAGGCCTTGGTGAGGCCTCCTTCACTTCACAGCTGCAATTCAGTAAAACTGCACCGAGTCTGAGAGCCTCATTTGTACCTAagagcaaaaatacaaaaaaaaaaaaaaaaaacacaactcctCGGCCTCGGGGGCTGACAGCTTTACAAAAATGGATCTCTTATGTCCTATTTTTTCCAGACCAATTGCcttgaaaggtgtgtgtgtatgtgtgtgtgtgtgtgtacacgcccgagtgtgtgtggaagcgaaaaaactgagagagatggagaacaaAACAGAGTGCAGgtttttttgtggttgtatCTTGGGGGCAACAGCAGCCTTGAAGACAGAGAAGTGGGCACAAGGCTGCAGGTTCAAGTCCCTGCACCAGCTGGGAACATCTGGATGGGGAAACAACAATCCCTGCTGCTGAGGTGCCATTAAGCAAGGCACTCAAGGGGTGTAATCTCTGTCTCAACGCTGTCCTCTGTTGCCAAgtgactgaacaacaacaaatggaaaTGATCTTGGCTGAGGTGTGTACAGTGCAGATGTGCAAATATAtctaagtgtgtgtatatatgtaacAGTCAGGTTAGGCTGATTCATCAGTCTAATAGCTTTAATTAAATATCGGCTCACGGCCCATCGTGTTGTCCGCCCTGTGTTTAATGTATTGTCTTTTGGAAATGAATtctgtatttaatttattactCTACAtaggtacacacacagtttcagttcctctcttcctcactaGTCTGAAAACTCTAATGTACTGTGAGGGGAGGAACGCAATGTagctgagagggaggaggagcggCTATCTGATCAATGTGATTAAGTCGGGTCAAAATACAGGACAACATGAAACATTTGATGTATTTCTATGTGCAGTTAGTATTATTGtcttattatattgtattattgaTCCCTGTTCAACCCTGATGCTGCTTAAAATGCTGGAGATCCAAAGATGtccatgtcctgctgaattacagggaaatgtgtgtaaaatgatgcacaagacatcgaGTTATGTTCAGTTTGATGTATCGGTGCAGCTATAAGACGAGGGCATCTTGGGTTGGAACATTGCATTTGGAATGAATGTGATGTAACCTCAGAAACAGCACATGTATGTGACTTTATCATGcaatatgaaggaaaaaaaaacgttttttttttccgactTTGAACTGATTTATGtggaaatcagagttcaagcGGTTAAAGGCTTAATGTATTCCAGAGGTGGGTCACGATGTCTCAAAAAGCTGCTACACGTATATGATTTTCAATACTTTGAGGTTCAGTGGAAAGCGGTGGGGGTGCCAAGATCGTCtaaatgatgaataaaacacTTGGTCAAAACCTGAAACCTGTTCTTCACGGTCATGAAAATGGCCAGTTATTGCAGGAAAATATCAACTAGTGTTAGctacaatgcaaaaaatatccatatcCCCTACCAGTCAAACCATTACAGCGCATGTTgcataatcgcaaaacaaaactaatggaaacaggcataaattcgcattttcttttgcacattttgacaaaatccgctcaaaaattttgatatacagttgtccctcgctataacgcagttcacctttcgtggcctcgcagttttgcggatttttttttagtgcaattttgcatgcttttttttttactagactTATTTTTcgacgaaggtttgaactttgagagtgtttaaacacgAGAGAAAAGTGATAAAGtgataaagtgtgtagtgaggggttttacagccttaaaacatctataataattgtaaaaaataaagctgactactttgcggatttcgcctattgcgggttatttttagaacgtaactcccgcgataaacgagggaccactgtaattgGATGGAAACCTGACTAGTTATTGCAGGAAAATATCAACTAGTGTTAGctacaatgcaaaaatatcaatatcCCCTACCAGTCAAACCATTATGTTGCATGTACTCATGcctggcctgtgtgtgtttagtatTAGAAACTGGAGTTAGAGACTACTGcagcatttttctgtttctgggATAAGGAGGTTTTGGATTTGACCTCGGGTCAGAACACACTTGGAACGTCCAGTTATCAAAGGACCAGCagataaaacaacacagtgatgACACATCGTTTGGACTGCTCTGGCCCAGTTGGCCCGCGGAGCCTCTGATATTGGATACACATGTTCTCGCAAAGCCTTCTCCGGCTCTGATTATATGTTTCTTGGACATAAGCAAATCCGTGTGTTTTCAATCTTCTCGTCCTGTcacattttcccctctctcttcctttctctcttctgctgAGGAGAGTGGAGAGTTCATGTTGAATTTTTAGGCATGCTTAACAAGGGAATTGCTTtgggagtctttttttttcttcttcctattattatcatttaattttagCTTGTGCTGACTAAGCTCTAAGTGTCTGGTTTAATTTCTTTCTGTGGAatagtgtaattttttttttttttttaacgatgGTAACAGAGACCATTTAGAATTTGAAGTTACAGATAAATCAAAAGTGTGCGAGAACAGATAGATGTCAAATGAACTGACAGACAAATGAAACTTGGCGATCAGTGCCTTCTAAGTCACAAGCACAGATTCCTGCTATTTTCTAAGCTCTACCAGCTCGTATCTGTCTTCAGTCAGTCACTACCTGTCATCCTCGCCATCAGCCAATCATCTGTAAACTGTCAAACTTTAAAGTACTCAGAGATGAACCAACACTGAACCTCCATTcctcctcaccaccaccaccagtgtctAGGATCCGGAGGAATTTCCttcttacactactcacaaaaagttagggatatttggcttttgggtgaaatttatggaaaatataaaatgttcacgctacagtgatattatatcatgaaagtagggcatttaagtagaagcatacactggtgattt of Myripristis murdjan chromosome 1, fMyrMur1.1, whole genome shotgun sequence contains these proteins:
- the c1qtnf6b gene encoding complement C1q tumor necrosis factor-related protein 1, with the translated sequence MLGVCLRLALLLPLACCVPSSSKPPPRMCRRCCDHLEPPAASTQYQMPEVRTVINMTILKGDKGDRGDKGTPGKPGLEGPPGHRGPLGPKGSKGQAGAPGDPCKIPHSSFSVGRRKSLHSVDYYQALVFDTVFVNLHEHFNMFKGKFYCYVPGVYFFNVNIHTWNFKETYLHLMHNNKEQVILYAQPSERSIMQSQSVMLNLDLNDEVWVRLYKRERENAVYSDDVDVYITFNGYLVAPSVQ